The following proteins come from a genomic window of SAR202 cluster bacterium:
- a CDS encoding tetratricopeptide repeat protein encodes EEETGPSIQTVSLDEEEEQTASNNRTVSPVENDQLITDLLKDGKSSIREFRYVEAIELFTKVLDINPGLSQGYNFRGIARRKIGEIDLAIEDYNMALHLNENYVEALNNRGVALDKKGDHDLAISDFTQAINIDSNNAHTYNNRATAYSNKGEYNLTLEDCTRAIQVDNTMADAYVNRGVAKVLLGLNDDAETDFESASSLGFDRNIIDSKVADLKNKNA; translated from the coding sequence AGGAAGAAGAAACTGGTCCATCGATACAGACAGTGTCATTAGATGAAGAGGAAGAGCAAACTGCTTCAAATAACAGAACTGTTTCACCCGTTGAAAATGATCAATTGATCACAGATTTATTAAAAGACGGTAAATCTTCTATTAGAGAGTTTAGATATGTTGAAGCAATTGAATTGTTTACTAAAGTGTTAGATATTAACCCAGGACTATCTCAGGGATATAATTTTAGAGGTATTGCAAGAAGAAAAATAGGTGAAATTGATTTAGCTATTGAAGACTACAACATGGCATTGCATCTCAATGAAAACTATGTTGAAGCCCTTAATAATAGAGGAGTTGCTCTAGATAAAAAGGGAGATCATGATTTAGCTATATCAGACTTCACTCAAGCAATTAATATAGATTCAAATAATGCTCATACGTATAATAATCGTGCAACAGCATACTCTAATAAGGGAGAATATAATTTGACTTTAGAAGATTGTACACGAGCAATTCAAGTAGACAATACAATGGCAGACGCCTATGTAAACAGGGGGGTTGCTAAAGTACTATTAGGGCTAAATGACGATGCGGAAACTGACTTTGAATCAGCTTCTAGTTTAGGATTTGATAGAAATATTATCGATAGTAAAGTAGCAGATCTTAAAAATAAGAATGCATAA